A region from the Plutella xylostella chromosome 8, ilPluXylo3.1, whole genome shotgun sequence genome encodes:
- the LOC105381663 gene encoding protein alan shepard isoform X4, protein MASAGAQYRGGQQWATAYAPQPCRYPPPQQPYAAQPSPYTPHQYTGASMSGGCAGGGARVPTAASPANTASSSSSNTGSGGGTRSTSLSTAPPPPASSASTTGNVGEQLSRTNLYIRGLSQNTTDKDLVQMCQMYGNIISTKAILDKNTNKCKGYGFVDFETIASAEAAVKGLQAKGVQAQMAKVGIWFLRRLNRQQEQDPTNLYMANLPPHFKENDVDQLLAKFGQVVSTRILRDTHGHSKGVGFARMESREKCEQIIQMFNGNPIAGAKEPLLVKFADGGNKKKAVYNKQDGPRTWRDNNDAVSQAMGVGGVYAGGVGGGSGDCTGVYRGGAGVYGVAAFHHHPQLHHHHAAHPAAAAAAWLAPYAALIPPAHPAAHAAHPAHIPIDSVPSQYVNWDSLRPENELYYFSHPYQYFAGPTPPIIQMPMESEHASTAASPDEAYQPYPPPK, encoded by the exons CGCAGCAGCCCTACGCGGCGCAGCCCAGCCCTTACACGCCGCACCAG TATACGGGTGCGTCGATGAGCGGCGGgtgcgcgggcggcggcgcgcgggtgCCCACGGCGGCGTCGCCCGCCAACACggcgtcgtcgtcgtcgtccaACACGGGCTCGGGCGGCGGCACGCGGTCCACGTCGCTCAGCAcggcgcccccgccccccgcctcGTCCGCCTCGACCACCGGCAACGTGGGCGAGCAGCTCAGCCGCACCAACCTCTACATCCGCGGCCTCTCGCAGAACACCACCGACAAGGACTTGGTCCAAATGTGCCAGAT GTATGGTAACATTATTTCTACAAAAGCAATACTGGacaaaaacacaaataaatgtAAAG GTTACGGGTTTGTAGATTTTGAGACGATCGCATCAGCGGAGGCTGCAGTAAAAGGATTACAGGCCAAAGGTGTACAGGCCCAGATGGCTAAAGTGGGTATCTGGTTCCTGCGTAGACTGAACCGT CAACAGGAGCAGGACCCCACGAACCTGTACATGGCGAATCTGCCGCCGCACTTCAAGGAGAATGACGTGGACCAGCTGCTGGCCAAGTTCGGCCAAGTCGTGTCCACCAGGATCCTGCGCGACACCCACGGCCACAGCAAAGGTGTGGGCTTCGCTCGCATGGAGTCGCGGGAGAAATGCGAACAGATCATCCAG aTGTTTAACGGCAACCCGATTGCCGGTGCCAAGGAGCCACTGCTGGTGAAGTTTGCTGACGGCGGCAACAAGAAGAAAGCCGTCTACAACAAGCAGGACGGACCCAGGACGTGGAGGGACAACAACGACGCTGTCTCTCAG GCTATGGGAGTAGGCGGCGTGTACGCGGGCGGCGTCGGCGGCGGCTCCGGCGACTGCACCGGGGTGTAccgcggcggcgccggcgtgTACGGCGTGGCGGCCTTCCACCACCACCCGCAGCTGCACCACCACCACGCGGCGcaccccgccgccgccgccgccgcctggcTGGCGCCCTACGCCGCGCTCATCCCGCCGGCCCACCCTGCTGCCCACGCCGCGCACCCCGCGCATATACCCATCGACTCTGTACCTAGCCAATAT GTAAACTGGGACAGCTTAAGGCCGGAAAATGAGTTATAC TACTTCTCGCACCCGTATCAGTACTTCGCGGGCCCGACCCCGCCCATCATCCAGATGCCGATGGAGAGCGAGCACGCGTCGACGGCAGCGTCCCCGGACGAGGCCTACCAGCCATACCCGCCGCCCAAGTAA
- the LOC105381662 gene encoding ribosome biogenesis protein WDR12 homolog: MDVESTEAQLQVKFITKQEHYAVPDNPYALQSNVQTAELNTLVNALLKESNPDLKKAVEFDFLVCGELLCTPLSEHLQEKGASTEETLEIEYFERYPAPRPQDCLMHDDWVSAVQAHVNWILTGCYDNSIHIWSTKGQHKLAIPGHTSPVKAVSWVSFNNDQGVFVSGSHDQSAMLWVWNVEGNSVDCVVTCRGHEKGVECLAVSQDAAKFVTGSWDNNICIWSANLSDVDNVPVRKKSKPDHGSTREPLSTLKGHREAVSGVQWMDYNTVLSSGWDHLIKLWDCELGGIKQEIAGNKAFFDAHWSPHSNCIITASADRHIRLYDPRSTESIVKTTFTSHTGWVQSLRWSKTKDTLFLSAGYDGQVKLWETRSPRTPLYDLTGHEDKVLCCDWSNPALLVSGSSDNTLRIFKAKHAMGDS, from the exons ATGGACGTGGAATCTACAGAGGCTCAATTACAAGTGAAATTCATAACCAAACAGGAACA CTATGCTGTTCCGGACAACCCCTATGCCCTTCAGAGTAACGTTCAGACTGCTGAATTAAACACCTTAGTCAATGCTCTATTAAAAGAGTCCAACCCTGATTTGAAGAAAGCTGTAGAGTTTGACTTTTTAGTATGTGGGGAACTACTTTGCACCCCCCTTTCGGAGCACCTCCAAGAGAAGGGGGCTTCCACAGAAGAAACTCTTGAAATTGAATACTTTGAAAGATATCCAGCTCCTAGACCTCAAGACTGTTTGATGCATGATGACTGGGTCTCTGCCGTTCAAGCTCATGTTAATTg GATTCTCACAGGCTGCTACGACAACAGCATCCACATCTGGAGCACAAAGGGTCAGCACAAGCTGGCCATTCCGGGACACACCTCTCCAGTGAAAGCGGTCTCCTGGGTATCATTCAATAATGACCAGGGGGTGTTTGTCAG TGGTTCACACGACCAGTCAGCGATGCTGTGGGTATGGAACGTGGAAGGCAATTCGGTAGACTGTGTAGTCACTTGTCGAGGACATGAGAAGGGAGTGGAATGCCTTGCGGTCTCACAAGATGCTGCCAAATTTGTCACGGGAAGCTGGGACAATAATATCTGCATCTGGAGTGCTA ATTTATCAGATGTGGACAATGTGCCTGTACGGAAAAAGAGTAAACCAGACCATGGAAGCACAAGG GAGCCCCTATCAACACTGAAGGGGCACCGGGAAGCGGTGTCCGGCGTGCAGTGGATGGACTACAACACGGTACTCTCCAGTGGCTGGGACCACCTCATCAAGCTGTGGGACTGCGAGCTCGGCGgcatcaaacaggagattgcTG GAAACAAGGCGTTCTTCGACGCTCACTGGTCTCCTCACAGCAACTGCATCATCACGGCTTCAGCTGATAGACACATCCGACTGTACGACCCTCGATCCACGG AGAGTATCGTGAAGACGACGTTCACCTCGCACACGGGCTGGGTGCAGTCGCTGCGCTGGTCCAAGACCAAGGACACTCTGTTCCTGTCGGCCGGGTACGACGGACAGGTCAAGCTGTGGGAGACCAGGAG TCCACGTACCCCGCTGTACGACCTCACTGGTCACGAAGACAAGGTGCTGTGCTGTGATTGGTCGAACCCCGCGCTACTGGTCAGTGGTTCGTCGGATAACACGCTCAGGATATTCAAGGCCAAACACGCCATGGGCGACTCGTAG
- the LOC105381661 gene encoding WD repeat-containing protein 75 produces MVVKKDNSSVTKYDFNRKAGKSIINRKPTFSPDGESVVVIVENVVRVYNIQTGDCSRILETEETVKELVSVQFPENDPYNLYGCSDGGQLTVWTWGNGAVLREMQLKLPAGMTVITCDMTDNNDCVVTAMKKNSKMLFLASFSMKTGEIIYEYKATNVPNNGILSTAIGVCDGDKYIALCNGTKCLFIQNLIQPHLRAEIINHNQLRILSVSAHPTESCVAIADTLGRITLIRGYLYSYANLSREVLHWHFLPPFATCFSQEGSYLLTGGMEKVLVKWTAGALASKQNEKSLLPRLPGMVRYIATNNSHTVLSLSNNSLVIVSGQLRVVTTILECGGLSPAARALGSALVYHRPMGALLLGGRTGHLQLFSTSTNKVLYNIDITQMNHIPPSRENLLPLEMEVTCAAVSADGAWLVTSEYRNDGVMFPEERLKFWALDTSGGSPFVLNTCVPLSHGGCHIVSLALNNKGDFCISAGLDTKFRVWKRITDSHSKKVSWKCLTACYYSSGVGASLAHGILNNFKNSDFSEGKDAHTYMTDEKRGKEIVQKLMNIHKEDSLVDPKSLNSGVKKNDEYDMGGVAISQDGSLIAAWFGCKLTLWDTHACTLRTSLSHPAMRPKGLQVTFGHDDAAHYVVCTTQNCVAVWSLLSLTMKWLVPLQPSCLTADPFSNKIAVVTVTNDVFVFTPHSSTPLLAHKKLLTPETGVIKQCAFGAASGEDVRLYMMRNDSEIYCLEPEQSSEVQLEVISRRRLPASTFSALLAETRLSAVRARGAAELSHLDTDALGKTAIIQFLSGAPHMMPPVSLLSTSFLEHISGRQESKQADEEQIQVMEVDGDSSEDDEPTQTTNGTYSPKKVELWTNNYDAVKEKRLKKIYKEPLLESQITLSLFGT; encoded by the exons ATGGTTGTTAAAAAAGATAATTCATCGGTAACCAAGTACGATTTCAATAGAAAGGCTGGTAAAAGTATCATAAACCGCAAACCCACTTTTTCACCAGATGGAGA ATCAGTCGTAGTTATAGTTGAAAATGTGGTACGAGTCTACAACATACAGACCGGCGACTGCTCACGGATCTTGGAAACGGAAGAAACTGTGAAAGAGCTAGTATCTGTCCAGTTTCCTGAAAATGACCCATATAATTTGTACGGGTGCTCCGATGGTGGACAGCTGACAGTGTGGACCTGGGGAAATGGAGCAGTTCTTAGAGAAATG caaCTGAAACTTCCAGCAGGCATGACCGTAATAACATGTGACATGACAGACAACAATGATTGTGTAGTGACTGCTATGAAAAAGAACAGCAAAATGCTCTTCCTCGCTTCATTCTCCATGAAAACTGGTGAAATTATCTATGAGTACAAGGCCACTAATGTACCGAACAATGGTATACTGAGCACTGCAATTGGAGTTTGTGATGGTGACAAGTATATTGCTCTATGCAATGGAACCAAATGCCTGTTTATTCAGAATTTAATTCAGCCTCACTTAAGAGCaga aatAATCAACCACAACCAGCTCCGTATCCTGAGTGTCTCGGCGCACCCCACTGAGAGTTGTGTCGCAATTGCTGACACTCTCGGACGCATCACACTCATCCGAGGCTACTTGTACAGCTACGCGAACCTGTCACGGGAAGTCTTGCACTGGCACTTCCTGCCACCCTTTGCTACATGCTTCTCTCAGGAGG GCAGCTACCTACTAACAGGTGGCATGGAGAAGGTGCTGGTGAAGTGGACAGCGGGCGCGCTGGCCAGCAAGCAGAACGAGAAGTCGCTGCTGCCGCGCCTGCCCGGGATGGTGCGGTATATAGCGACGAATAACTCGCACACTGTGCTGTCCTTGTCTAACAACT CACTAGTGATAGTGTCTGGTCAGCTGCGCGTGGTGACCACGATCCTGGAGTGCGGCGGGCTGTcgccggcggcgcgggcgctgGGCTCCGCCCTCGTGTATCATCGACCAATGGGGGCGCTGCTGCTGGGCGGCCGGACCGGGCATTTGCAGCTGTTCTCGACCAGTACTAACAAAGTGCTGTATAAT ATAGACATAACCCAAATGAACCACATCCCACCGTCCCGAGAGAACCTTTTACCCCTCGAGATGGAAGTAACCTGTGCGGCGGTGAGCGCCGACGGCGCGTGGCTCGTGACGTCAGAGTACCGCAACGACGGCGTCATGTTCCCCGAAGAACGACTCAAGTTCTGGGCCCTGGATACCAGCGGAGGCAGCCCCTTCGTACTTAACACCTGTGTGCCGCTGTCGCACGGAGGATGCCACATTGTTTCCTTAGCGTTGAACAACAAAGGAGATTTTTGCATATCAGCCGGTTTGGATACTAAATTCCGCGTCTGGAAACGCATTACAGACAGCCACAGCAAAAAGGTCTCCTGGAAGTGTCTCACCGCCTGCTATTACTCATCAGGAGTCGGCGCGTCGCTCGCACACGGGATTTTGAACAACTTCAAAAACAGCGACTTCTCCGAAGGCAAAGACGCTCACACTTACATGACAGACGAGAAGCGCGGGAAGGAGATCGTTCAGAAACTCATGAATATACACAAGGAGGATTCTTTGGTCGACCCAAAAAGTTTAAACTCTGGGGTGAAGAAGAATGATGAGTATGACATGGGTGGGGTGGCGATCTCGCAGGACGGGTCGCTCATAGCCGCGTGGTTTGGGTGTAAGCTCACTCTGTGGGACACCCATGCTTGCACTCTGCGCACGTCTCTGTCGCATCCGGCGATGAGGCCGAAGGGACTGCAAGTCACGTTTGGACATGATGACGCGGCGCATTAT GTGGTATGCACAACACAAAACTGCGTGGCGGTGTGGAGTCTCCTGTCACTGACTATGAAGTGGCTGGTGCCGCTGCAGCCATCGTGCCTCACGGCTGACCCCTTCTCCAACAAGATCGCCGTTGTTACTGTCACTAATGATG TGTTCGTGTTCACGCCACACAGCTCCACTCCACTACTAGCGCACAAGAAGCTGCTGACTCCTGAGACCGGAGTCATCAAACAATGCGCTTTCGGCGCGGCTTCTGGAGAGGATGTCCGGCTTTATATGATGAGGAATGACTCG GAGATCTACTGCCTAGAGCCAGAACAGTCTTCAGAAGTCCAGCTAGAAGTGATATCGCGGCGGCGCCTGCCCGCGTCCACGTTCTCGGCGCTGCTGGCGGAGACCCGGCTGTCCGCGGTGCGGGCGCGAGGGGCGGCTGAGTTGAGCCATCTGGACACTGATGCACTGGGGAAGACCGCTATTATACAG TTCCTGTCAGGCGCGCCGCACATGATGCCTCCAGTGAGTCTGCTGTCCACTTCCTTCCTCGAACACATCTCCGGCAGACAAGAGAGCAAACAGGCAGACGAAGAACAAATACAAGTCATGGAAGTCGACGGTGACTCCAGCGAAGACGACGAACCAACACAAACCACCAATGGAACCTACTCCCCGAAAAAGGTCGAGCTATGGACGAATAATTATGACGCCGTCAAAGAGAAGAGGCTTAAAAAGATATACAAAGAACCTCTTCTGGAATCGCAGATTACTCTGTCGCTGTTTGGAACGTAA
- the LOC105381660 gene encoding uncharacterized protein LOC105381660: MFSEEEIKVIAQKHGDFHVIDWKVVKINEPLIGYLAEHLKLIITVESNRNVSELNCFVKCVPRFDRDKAQYIVENGFFKKEYTMLNTLFKEVGGEEGPRQWRPKVLYIKPELFVFEDVTELGYTMPYYEHCLSEAEIFAAVEAVARFHAQSYIYEERKSQILKRPYRLWEDFSEYFQEPSQMAWRHTGMKAVIDVLIIYSKHKNAPGFAKRLYETIYKLCNEAVELTKPSSTVRNAVVHRDLWTNNIFLKSDERGTRALLIDYQTVLYCSPMLDISSLLYFNTTRSFRERFLDNILNFYYDMLSQELRQANIDVDTVFDKAALLKDYTKSILFGIIQAALIVPVGSMNMKDKLKIFDNPDTFYQINEVSRSEEIIEVASREHLYRERVLEIFDELVERFVLI; the protein is encoded by the exons ATGTTTTCCGAGGaggaaataaaagttattgctCAAAAACATGGAGATTTTCATGTGATTGACTGGAAAGTCGTGAAAATAAACGAACCTTTGATAGGATACCTAGCAGAACATCTGAAACTGATCATAACTGTTGAAAGTAATCGAAATGTTAGTGAGCTAAATTGCTTCGTGAAATGTGTTCCAAGATTCGACAGAGATAAAGCACAGTATATTGTTGAAAATGGCTTCTTCAAGAAAGAATACACAATGCTGAACACACTGTTCAAAGAAGTCGGCGGTGAAGAAG GTCCACGTCAATGGCGTCCAAAAGTGTTATACATAAAGCCGGAGTTGTTTGTGTTTGAAGATGTAACAGAGTTAGGGTACACTATGCCATATTACGAACACTGCTTGAGTGAGGCGGAAATATTCGCAGCGGTGGAAGCGGTGGCGAGGTTCCACGCGCAGTCTTACATTTATGAGGAAAGGAAATCGCAAATACTAAAACGACCGTATCGACTGTGGGAGGATTTCAGCGAATACTTTCAAGAGCCGTCGCAGATGGCGTGGCGGCACACGGGGATGAAAGCCGTTATCGATGTCCTGATAATATATTCTAAGCATAAAAACGCACCGGGTTTTGCTAAACGCTTATATGAGaccatttataaattatgtaatgaGGCTGTTGAACTAACGAAACCGAGTTCTACCGTTCGAAACGCCGTCGTACATCGGGACCTGTGGACCAACAACATATTCCTCAAGAGCGATGAACGCGGCACCCGCGCCTTGCTCATTGACTACCAAACAGTGCTCTATTGCTCGCCAATGCTCGACATATCTTCTCTTTTATACTTTAATACGACAAGAAGCTTCCGTGAACGTTTCTTAGATAACAtccttaatttttattatgataTGTTGTCACAAGAACTAAGACAGGCAAACATTGATGTCGATACCGTTTTTGATAAAGCCGCTCTGTTAAAAGACTATACGAAGAGTATTTTGTTCGGTATTATTCAGGCTGCACTTATAGTTCCAGTAGGAAGTATGAACATgaaagataaattaaaaatctttGATAATCCAGACACATTTTATCAAATCAATGAGGTTTCCAGAAGTGAAGAAATAATTGAAGTAGCCTCGCGCGAACATCTGTACCGTGAAAGAGTGCTGGAGATATTTGATGAACTCGTGGAAAGATTTGTGCTTATCTAA
- the LOC105381659 gene encoding uncharacterized protein LOC105381659: protein MEEFTATQEVNYFTEDHVKTILKDYYGSSDDLILQRYVVRYASDKMLGFLSDYWKLKVYFISKNGENQKLSFFIKAVSRLNEAKAEMVKDCNLFTIESTFYSSIKNTLNLAGGKAWSPKLISILDDAMVFEDLNVIKYKMQNKFQRFDMAHTLRALKTLARFHAATIISEEIKTKELNRKFRLSDEYGTLLKFGGYQETDAWFFQCIDGALDALRSFSKYAETDAMAKIEKRWHKVWVSSLRLHTGPDEREVICHRDLWNNNILFHYKKISEDHFEPDDCLLVDFQAIQFQPPAADVMLMLYCNLDPKFREDNMDLFLNYYYSKLDTIVHNSGISLEEIIQRESFLASAEQQRQWGLIISACLLPQFWIDDELTTRIFTNSEQFDDVLNKNKGRFMKKMMTENLDYRDKVINLLDEIVERYCNV, encoded by the exons ATGGAAGAATTCACCGCGACTCAAGAAGTCAATTATTTCACGGAAGACCACGTCAAGACTATTCTAAAGGATTACTACGGCAGCTCTGACGATCTAATACTTCAGAGATATGTAGTTCGCTATGCCAGTGATAAAATGCTGGGATTCCTATCAGATTACTGGAAGCtcaaagtatattttatctcCAAAAACGGCGAAAATCAAAAGCTATCGTTCTTTATCAAAGCTGTGTCAAGATTAAATGAAGCCAAAGCTGAAATGGTGAAGGATTGCAATTTGTTTACAATCGAATCCACATTTTACTCGAGCATTAAAAACACTTTGAATCTAGCAG GTGGAAAAGCATGGAGCCCTAAATTAATTAGTATCCTTGATGACGCAATGGTGTTTGAAGATTTAAATGTCATAAAATACAAGATGCAAAACAAGTTCCAGAGATTTGACATGGCGCACACGCTCCGCGCACTGAAGACCCTGGCGAGGTTCCACGCAGCCACCATCATCTCCGAAGAAATAAAGACTAAAGAGCTAAATAGAAAGTTTCGACTAAGTGATGAGTACGGGACCCTTTTAAAGTTTGGAGGGTACCAAGAGACTGATGCTTGGTTCTTTCAGTGCATAGATGGCGCTTTAGACGCTCTGCGCAGTTTCTCCAAATACGCTGAAACTGACGCAATGGCGAAAATAGAAAAACGGTGGCATAAAGTATGGGTATCTAGCCTACGTCTGCACACCGGCCCCGACGAACGCGAGGTGATCTGCCATCGCGATCTCTGGAACAACAACATTCTGTTCCACTATAAAAAGATTAGCGAAGATCACTTCGAGCCTGATGATTGTTTATTAGTTGATTTTCAAGCGATACAGTTTCAACCTCCTGCCGCTGATGTCATGTTGATGCTTTACTGCAATTTAGATCCTAAATTCCGGGAAGATAACATGGATCTGTTCCTCAATTATTACTATTCAAAGTTAGATACGATAGTACATAACTCTGGCATATCTCTGGAGGAAATCATCCAAAGGGAGAGTTTCCTAGCGTCGGCTGAGCAGCAGCGTCAGTGGGGCTTAATAATCAGCGCTTGCCTGCTGCCTCAGTTCTGGATAGACGATGAGCTGACCACAAGGATCTTTACCAATTCGGAACAATTTGATGACGTGTTGAACAAAAACAAGGGACGTTTTATGAAGAAAATGATGACAGAGAACCTAGACTACCGGGATAAGGTCATCAACTTATTAGATGAGATTGTTGAAAGATATTGCAATGTATAG